TTGATGAACAGATAATTAGAAAACACATGATGAACAGATAATCGAGTTCTCTGCTGCATTTAGGAGACACGTTATCACGGACTCATCTAGTTGATAATCTCTTAAAACTGCAGTTTCTTGTattggaatgaaaaaaaatttgcacCCCTCAAGCCTTGACCCGCGTCCATTCTTCCTTCCTTAACCAAAACCTTGCCTTGAGTCAGTCATCGATCGGAGGGTTTTTAAAAACACCCGGAGagcttgtttttataaataacgCCAGCCATCCATTCCAATCTGGTTCATCAATCCATTATTAATGGTAAATCTCATGCCAAAAtgtaaatttcataaatttaaataatcaacctacttaaaaaaaactatcacacATGTAATATAAGAGTTTTATTTACCTCTCCGATGCGAGATGATGACTGGTGCACCAGGTACGACTTACGAGGGCAATCGCGCTTGCTTTATGGTTAGTATCAGAAGCTCTTAAATTATAGGGGCTGAAGTGTAACATGGTGGAATCTACAGAGACTATAGTATAGTTTACCCAAAATCTAAACCCTGCAAAGCGAAACCTGTCTTGACCTTTCCCTTCCTCACGACCATCTCTGCTCGGTCTGGGCTCCTGCTTCATCTTGAGTTCATCaatggataataataataataataaggtaaACCCAAGCCTTTTCTTACACTGTAGTgttctcttcattttcttttgaataatCTGATATTTAGTGATTTTACTGTTTTCCCTAACCAAACTGACGAGTATTACTGTCACTCTTTGCTAGCTCAGTTTTCTAAGTGATTGTTCTTGAATAGGTCTATGTTTTACGTCTTGTAGTTATCTATAACAGGTCTTCCTAACAAGCTTTATGTGATAATCTGGTTATCTAAAAAGGGTTTAGTTTGTGATGTATATGCGTGTGTGTTCTTTTCTggttatcttttttcttttcttatcctgggttttttgcgttttttttcttttatttttttggtttttggttaTGGGCTTTTCACCACATTATATAAGGCACATAATTTCAACTGGGATGGTGGGAGTTCCTAAAGGAACAGGAAACGGATTTTTTAAGGGCTTGTGCATATATTCTTACTTTCAGATTAGTCGTATTATAGCATTGAAtcattttaaccttttttattgCTCTGTGTTCTTTtcctgattttatttattttatctcctgtgaaaaataaattctcattcCTGGTCTCCCGTTTCTGTTGCAGCCATGTTCATCTAATAAGATCATCAAGACAAGTGATGGATGTGAAATAGTTCTTGAGCTCTCTCAAAATGCccctttttttgataaaaagaaggtgagaaataaaacaaatggtcttaattcttttgaatactactttttttaagttatatttGGATGGGATGCATAGAGAAGAAAATGCATGTAACCAAAGTTATATAATATGAATTAACTGGCGCCATTTCCAACTGGAGTATGATAGATGGAACTGTAGCTTGAGTCCCTTTTTTTTAGGAAAGACTCACATTGTCTAATTTTTACTTGGAGAAAGTGACAAGCacccaaatttaatattttctctgGGGATGCTGCTTTCCAATGTCAGTTAATCTTATTGTCTACTTAGTATTTTGATTCAATCACACTTTTCAAGGTCCTAATAAGAGAGACATGTGATTGAGATGCTAATTTCTTACCTTTGTTTTGATAATGTTGCTTGTTGTTTGACAGAATTTACTACGTAGTATGGGTTTTGATATCAGGGAACAAGTGCAGTTTCATAGATCTTCATGTCCTGATGCAATTGCAACCATCTTGGAAAGAATACTTCAGATTGCAAGAATTATACATTTAGACGAGGTAAACTGAGATGACCTCTAgacttcctttctctctctatctctatgTTAGATAGATGTTAGGACTTAAGAAGCAGCTAAATTGGAGTTTCTTTTTGTTAAGTCGGTATTTACCTTGTTCCACAGCTGGGCAGATTGACTGCCAGGCAATTTGGCAGGTTGGTCTTCATATGCATTCACCTTTAGCATATTGAAGCCTTTAGTTTCAATATATTTTGCTTGTTTATTCACTGTTATATGAGAATGGCGCAAATCACATAGCATAGGTTGAAGTGTAATTCATGAAGCAAATAATGATGGAGAAATGGGTGCTCCTCTGTAATACAGGTAGAACTTTATTTTGGCAAGGTCAACGACTGTTCATCATTTGAATATTGGAGCCCCAGGAATGAGGTGGAGGCTCTCAATTCGGTCCTTTCACTTATTAACAGCTACTCCTCCTATGAAAGACAGAAGGAAGTGAACTTCTTGCAAACCTTGCAAGATGAAGTTCTTAAAAGGATCCAGGAATTCACAGACAAGAACAAAGTGGAGAGTAGAATTGATAGAAGCTGCAGTTGTGACAAAGAAAAATGTTTAGAAAAATGGGGGGAGAGCAATGGTGTAAAAACAAGCTTGAAGATAGCATGTAAGTTCCAATATTAGTTTAAGACTTCACATCCAACAAAAAATGCATataagagggttttttttttccttgggaTGTCTACCATTTGTATGGATCTAAAGTTGAATTGAAACTGATAGAAGGGGTAAAGAGGTAATTATGTTTAGAAGAGAAATGAAATCTACTCCTTAACATATTGTGTTTTTCCTACTTTATACTTCCTAAAGGTGTTGAAGGAGCTGGCAGAGGAGCCATAGCAACAAAAGACCTTAAAGTTGGAGACATTGCTTTGGAGATTCCTGTGTCTATTATTATTTCTGAGGAGCATGTGCACAAATCTGACATGGTATGTTTCATCATCCGTGAACATAAATAAATACCTCCAATTTGTAAGGAGTACTTGTTTCATTGATGTTTACTGATAATGGgagcatttgtatagaactagAGTAAGTCTCTATAATGCTGACATCTAAAGCTGTCAATATATATCATCTGATGCGAATAATTGCCTGTTATCTAAACTACAAATTGTTATTGATAGTAAAGCTATATGAAGGTAAATGATAGAACATGTGTgcgtgcatgtgtgtgtgttataAAGAACACCCCACCCATAAGAAATCCAACGGAGAATTTGTTTTAAAACCTTAACACATGTAAAAAAGTTAAGATAAGAACGCCTTACCTTATGTATGATTGCTGGACCAATTAGCTGAAAAGTTGAGTTGTCATATGGCATAAGAGAGCTTTTGCTACGTGCTCAACACAAAACTTGATCAACAATAAAAGCCATGGATATGTCCTTGGTGATGAGTCCAAACATGAGCTTTATCATGCCTGCTCTcccatattttatttgaaatgtaaACGATACTTGAAAGGGATGTAGAACAGTTGAATTTGACCGAACCTAAAATCTTAAATATCACCACAATGCTCTGTAGTAAGGTTTACTATTTAGTTTGCTTGCAGTATCATATATTGGAAAAGATTGATGGGATTACCTCTGAGACCATGCTGTTACTATGGAGCATGAAGGAGAGGCACAACTGTTCTTCAAAATTCAAGATTTACTTTGACACTCTGCCAGAGGAATTCAAGACTGGTATTCCCCTTTGATCTGCTACACTTTGTCAATGATACTTTGTCAACTTGCAAGCAACTAACTTGAAATAAGATACTAATCTTTAGTTATTGCTTTGAGATGCATTTGTCCCCTTTAGTTAATGCTAAAATTCTGATGCGTGTAACAATCATATAATTTAGGGGGTGGGTTTCTAAAATTGAAACTTTGTTGATGGCAAGTTCATGATCCTTCTACAAAGGGTAATCTTAAAATCTTATCGCTTGAGCATTTTGGAAGTGAAGCTGATTTGTTGATCTCCAAgtattaatttcatcttcaattaTGTGTGTACTATTTTGGGGGAAAAACATTCATGTCTGATTGTATCAAGGCTGTTGTCTAGTGCAATAGTAAAAAAGTATGAAGTTGCAAGCTTGCAATGAAGAAAATGTAACTTTGATGCATTAGAATAGCTATCTCAAGCTAAATTGCTGAAGGGTAACACAGTCTCCAGAGTTCTCATCCCAGTATCCCACTCTTGCAGGAGCGAGTATGACTAACCCCTTTTtcttaattctaaaatttgCTTATTCTGCTTCTTTGGCTTCAATTCCCTCATCTCCTTTTTGAATATATACAGGGCTGAGCTTTGGAGTTGATGCAATCATGGCTTTGGATGGAACCTTGCTTTTAGAGGAGATAATGCAAGCAAAAGAGGTAATATGGCATGCAAAATACTGTTTTTATGTGTTAAAACTTTGCTTCTTACAAGGGACACTAGAGTGTGGGCAAAGAATATTGATACTGTTAGATGACCTCTGGTTTTGCACGATCTGATGCTAGTTTGCTGATCTCTGATGCATCAAATGTCACAAGCTATTATATTAAGGAATGAAACccttaagaaaaaagaatttttggAGTTCGAAGGATCTCTATTTACCAAATCATTGAACTGTTATGCGACTAAGGGATAATTGCTGTATATCAGAAGCAGGCTGTGCCTTACACTCTTTCCAAGACATTAATTATAGCATCAtaaaatgttcaaaatattttatgtttcacTTTTTTATATGCATATAGATGGGAAAACATGAATAtgaatattgaaataaaatttctgCTTTTTTCCATTAGGATTTCATCAAAGCAATGGTTCTCGCTGATTTTACATGTGCAGCAGTATATGTTTTTGGAATTTAAGAAATAACACCTTAATCTGGTTTATTTGTTACCTCCAATTTTCACAGCACTTGCGAGTTCAATATGATGAGCTGGTTCCTCCACTGTGCAAAAATTATCCCGATGTATTTTTGCCAGAGCTCTACACATGGGAGCAGTTCTTATGGGCTTGTGAACTGTGGTACTCTAATAGCATGAAAGTTATGTTTGTTGATGGAAAACTGAGGACTTGCTTGATTCCTATTGCAGGCTTTCTTAACCATTCGGTATACCATTCCTTCCTGGTTTCACCATTTTTTTGTGCTTAGCtgtgtatttttatatctatctAGTTTAGACTAAACTTAAGGCTCCCAAAGGTATTGGAATTTGCTTCTGAATAACATGCCTGGACTGGAGCAACTACTATATATTCTGCCACCCTTATGCTGATctctttgttgattttgttaacTTGAAAATTGATACCATGATCTAATTCATTTATGCTAGGATATACTTTTGTCGAATTCTCAATTTTGTGCTTCCCAAAAAGCTGATAGTCCGTAGTTATGATCATTTTACTCCTGTGTTGGGCTTCTGGGGTTAATTGCATGGTTGTTCACATGCAAAGTGCTTTGCTGTTTGTTTTACTATTCTTGACTTTCTTATCATACCTTTACACCATTTTGGAGAAGCATGCTTCTTGTTCATGTTCTGAAACCTTTCTTTGCAGCTCTACCCACACATCGTTCACTATGGTAAAGTAGATTCTGCAACAAATACACTGAAATTCCCACTCACACGGCCTTGTTGTTTTGGAGAGCAATGCTGCCTTAGCTATGGAAACTTCTCTAGTTCACATCTAATTACATTCTATGGTTTCATGCCTCAAGGAGACAATCCCTGTGATGTAATTCCATTGGGTAATCTTCTTTGCCCCAAACACCCTACAAAGGAAAAATTGTAACCAATGCTCAGGAATCTGAGGTTCTATCATTCAGGGTTATTGTTTCCTTCTA
The Populus nigra chromosome 3, ddPopNigr1.1, whole genome shotgun sequence genome window above contains:
- the LOC133688120 gene encoding uncharacterized protein LOC133688120 isoform X1, which encodes MDNNNNNKPCSSNKIIKTSDGCEIVLELSQNAPFFDKKKNLLRSMGFDIREQVQFHRSSCPDAIATILERILQIARIIHLDEVELYFGKVNDCSSFEYWSPRNEVEALNSVLSLINSYSSYERQKEVNFLQTLQDEVLKRIQEFTDKNKVESRIDRSCSCDKEKCLEKWGESNGVKTSLKIACVEGAGRGAIATKDLKVGDIALEIPVSIIISEEHVHKSDMYHILEKIDGITSETMLLLWSMKERHNCSSKFKIYFDTLPEEFKTGLSFGVDAIMALDGTLLLEEIMQAKEHLRVQYDELVPPLCKNYPDVFLPELYTWEQFLWACELWYSNSMKVMFVDGKLRTCLIPIAGFLNHSLYPHIVHYGKVDSATNTLKFPLTRPCCFGEQCCLSYGNFSSSHLITFYGFMPQGDNPCDVIPLDIDVGNADCIEGCPMSSWTSHMVRGTWLSNNHNIFYYGLPSPLLDYLRGARSPAPHTKTIEISNLENEIEVLKDLQSTFSSMMENLGDTDLVNSDDASWDVKLALEFKDLQRRIVSSILTSCATGLNLVQDELSLL
- the LOC133688120 gene encoding uncharacterized protein LOC133688120 isoform X2; the encoded protein is MDNNNNNKPCSSNKIIKTSDGCEIVLELSQNAPFFDKKKNLLRSMGFDIREQVQFHRSSCPDAIATILERILQIARIIHLDEVELYFGKVNDCSSFEYWSPRNEVEALNSVLSLINSYSSYERQKEVNFLQTLQDEVLKRIQEFTDKNKVESRIDRSCSCDKEKCLEKWGESNGVKTSLKIACVEGAGRGAIATKDLKVGDIALEIPVSIIISEEHVHKSDMYHILEKIDGITSETMLLLWSMKERHNCSSKFKIYFDTLPEEFKTGLSFGVDAIMALDGTLLLEEIMQAKEHLRVQYDELVPPLCKNYPDVFLPELYTWEQFLWACELWYSNSMKVMFVDGKLRTCLIPIAGFLNHSLYPHIVHYGKVDSATNTLKFPLTRPCCFGEQCCLSYGNFSSSHLITFYGFMPQGDNPCDVIPLDIDVGNADCIEGCPMSSWTSHMVRGTWLSNNHNIFYYGLPSPLLDYLRGARSPAPHTKTIEISNLENEIEVLKDLQSTFSSMMENLGDTDLVNRFYAILAVMMQAGM